A single genomic interval of Pseudorca crassidens isolate mPseCra1 chromosome 19, mPseCra1.hap1, whole genome shotgun sequence harbors:
- the CDK5RAP3 gene encoding CDK5 regulatory subunit-associated protein 3 isoform X1: MQDHQHVPIDIQTSKLLDWLVDRRHCNLKWQSLVLTIREKINAAIQDMPESQEIAQLLSGSYIHYFHCLRIVELLKGTEASTKNIFGRYSSQRMKDWQEIVALYEKDNTYLVELSSLLVRNVTYEIPSLKKQIAKCQQLQQEYSRKEEEGQAGAAEMREQFYHSCKQYGITGDNVQRELLALVKDLPSQLAEIGAAAQSLGEAIDLYQAYVGFVCESPTEQVLPMLRFVQTRGNSTVYEWRTGTEPSVVERPHLEEPPEQVEEDAIDWGDFGVEVASEGADSGISAQAAGIDWGISLESDSKEAGGGEIDWGDDAAALQITVLEAGTQAPKGVARGPDALTLLEYPETRNQFIDELMELEIFLSQRAVEMSEEADILSVSQFQLAPAILQGQTKAKMVTMVSALQDLIGQLTSLRMQHLFMILASPRYVDRVTELLQQKLKQSQLLALKKELMLQKQQEALREQAALEPKLDLLLEKTKELQKLIEADISKRYNGRPVNLMGTCL, translated from the exons ATGCAG GACCATCAGCACGTGCCCATCGACATCCAGACCAGCAAACTGCTCG ACTGGCTGGTGGACAGAAGGCACTGCAACCTGAAATGGCAGAGTCTGGTGTTGACCATCCGAGAGAAGATCAATGCCGCCATCCAGGACATGCCAGAGAGCCAAGAGATCGCCCAGCTGCTCTCTGGATCCT ACATTCACTACTTCCACTGCCTAAGAATTGTGGAGCTTCTCAAAGGCACTGAAGCCtccacaaaaaatatttttggccgGTATTCTTCACAGCGAATGAAG GATTGGCAGGAGATTGTAGCCCTATATGAGAAGGACAACACCTACCTAG TGGAACTCTCCAGCCTCCTGGTTCGGAACGTCACCTACGAGATCCCTTCCCTGAAGAAGCAGATCGCCAAGTGCCAGCAGCTGCAGCAAGAATACAGCCGCAAGGAGGAGGAGGGCCAGGCGGGGGCTGCCGAGATGCGGGAGCAGTTCTACCACTCGTGCAAGCAGTATGGCATCACG GGGGACAACGTCCAAAGAGAACTGCTGGCCCTGGTGAAGGACCTGCCGAGTCAGTTGGCTGAGATTGGGGCGGCGGCCCAGTCCCTGGGGGAAGCCATCGACCTGTACCAGGCCTATGTGGGGTTTGTGTGTGAAAG CCCCACAGAGCAGGTGCTGCCAATGCTACGGTTTGTGCAGACGCGGGGGAACTCCACCGTGTATGAGTGGAGGACGGGCACGGAGCCCTCGGTGGTGGAGCGGCCGCACCTCGAGGAGCCCCCTGAGCAGGTGGAAGAAGACGCG aTTGACTGGGGCGACTTTGGGGTGGAAGTGGCGTCTGAAGGAGCTGACTCTGGCATCTCTGCCCAGGCTGCTGGAATTGACTGGGGCATCTCCCTGGAATCGGACTCAAAG GAAGCTGGGGGTGGTGAGATAGACTGGGGAGACGATGCTGCTGCTCTGCAGATCACCGTGCTGGAAGCCGGAACCCAGG CTCCCAAAGGTGTTGCTAGGGGCCCAGATGCTCTGACACTTCTTGAATACCCTGAGACCCGGAATCAGTTCATCGATGAGCTCATGGAG CTTGAGATCTTCTTGTCCCAGAGAGCAGTGGAGATGAGTGAGGAGGCAGACATCCTGTCTGTGAGCCAGTTCCAGCTGGCTCCAGCCATCCTGCAGGGCCAGACCAAAGCAAAGATGGTCACCATGGTGTCGGCACTGCAGGATCTGATTGGCCAGCTCACCAGTCTTCGAATGCAGCACCTGTTTATGATCCTGGCCTCACCAAG GTATGTGGACCGAGTGACTGAGCTCCTCCAGCAGAAGCTGAAGCAGTCCCAGCTACTGGCTTTGAAGAAAGAGCTGATGCTGCAGAAGCAGCAGGAAGCCCTTCGGGAGCAGGCGGCTCTGGAGCCCAAGCTGGACCTGCTGCTGGAGAAGACCAAGGAGCTGCAGAAGCTG ATTGAAGCTGACATTTCCAAAAGGTACAATGGGCGCCCCGTGAACCTGATGGGAACCTGTCTGTGA
- the CDK5RAP3 gene encoding CDK5 regulatory subunit-associated protein 3 isoform X2 — protein sequence MPESQEIAQLLSGSYIHYFHCLRIVELLKGTEASTKNIFGRYSSQRMKDWQEIVALYEKDNTYLVELSSLLVRNVTYEIPSLKKQIAKCQQLQQEYSRKEEEGQAGAAEMREQFYHSCKQYGITGDNVQRELLALVKDLPSQLAEIGAAAQSLGEAIDLYQAYVGFVCESPTEQVLPMLRFVQTRGNSTVYEWRTGTEPSVVERPHLEEPPEQVEEDAIDWGDFGVEVASEGADSGISAQAAGIDWGISLESDSKEAGGGEIDWGDDAAALQITVLEAGTQAPKGVARGPDALTLLEYPETRNQFIDELMELEIFLSQRAVEMSEEADILSVSQFQLAPAILQGQTKAKMVTMVSALQDLIGQLTSLRMQHLFMILASPRYVDRVTELLQQKLKQSQLLALKKELMLQKQQEALREQAALEPKLDLLLEKTKELQKLIEADISKRYNGRPVNLMGTCL from the exons ATGCCAGAGAGCCAAGAGATCGCCCAGCTGCTCTCTGGATCCT ACATTCACTACTTCCACTGCCTAAGAATTGTGGAGCTTCTCAAAGGCACTGAAGCCtccacaaaaaatatttttggccgGTATTCTTCACAGCGAATGAAG GATTGGCAGGAGATTGTAGCCCTATATGAGAAGGACAACACCTACCTAG TGGAACTCTCCAGCCTCCTGGTTCGGAACGTCACCTACGAGATCCCTTCCCTGAAGAAGCAGATCGCCAAGTGCCAGCAGCTGCAGCAAGAATACAGCCGCAAGGAGGAGGAGGGCCAGGCGGGGGCTGCCGAGATGCGGGAGCAGTTCTACCACTCGTGCAAGCAGTATGGCATCACG GGGGACAACGTCCAAAGAGAACTGCTGGCCCTGGTGAAGGACCTGCCGAGTCAGTTGGCTGAGATTGGGGCGGCGGCCCAGTCCCTGGGGGAAGCCATCGACCTGTACCAGGCCTATGTGGGGTTTGTGTGTGAAAG CCCCACAGAGCAGGTGCTGCCAATGCTACGGTTTGTGCAGACGCGGGGGAACTCCACCGTGTATGAGTGGAGGACGGGCACGGAGCCCTCGGTGGTGGAGCGGCCGCACCTCGAGGAGCCCCCTGAGCAGGTGGAAGAAGACGCG aTTGACTGGGGCGACTTTGGGGTGGAAGTGGCGTCTGAAGGAGCTGACTCTGGCATCTCTGCCCAGGCTGCTGGAATTGACTGGGGCATCTCCCTGGAATCGGACTCAAAG GAAGCTGGGGGTGGTGAGATAGACTGGGGAGACGATGCTGCTGCTCTGCAGATCACCGTGCTGGAAGCCGGAACCCAGG CTCCCAAAGGTGTTGCTAGGGGCCCAGATGCTCTGACACTTCTTGAATACCCTGAGACCCGGAATCAGTTCATCGATGAGCTCATGGAG CTTGAGATCTTCTTGTCCCAGAGAGCAGTGGAGATGAGTGAGGAGGCAGACATCCTGTCTGTGAGCCAGTTCCAGCTGGCTCCAGCCATCCTGCAGGGCCAGACCAAAGCAAAGATGGTCACCATGGTGTCGGCACTGCAGGATCTGATTGGCCAGCTCACCAGTCTTCGAATGCAGCACCTGTTTATGATCCTGGCCTCACCAAG GTATGTGGACCGAGTGACTGAGCTCCTCCAGCAGAAGCTGAAGCAGTCCCAGCTACTGGCTTTGAAGAAAGAGCTGATGCTGCAGAAGCAGCAGGAAGCCCTTCGGGAGCAGGCGGCTCTGGAGCCCAAGCTGGACCTGCTGCTGGAGAAGACCAAGGAGCTGCAGAAGCTG ATTGAAGCTGACATTTCCAAAAGGTACAATGGGCGCCCCGTGAACCTGATGGGAACCTGTCTGTGA
- the CDK5RAP3 gene encoding CDK5 regulatory subunit-associated protein 3 isoform X3, which produces MASRPTEQVLPMLRFVQTRGNSTVYEWRTGTEPSVVERPHLEEPPEQVEEDAIDWGDFGVEVASEGADSGISAQAAGIDWGISLESDSKEAGGGEIDWGDDAAALQITVLEAGTQAPKGVARGPDALTLLEYPETRNQFIDELMELEIFLSQRAVEMSEEADILSVSQFQLAPAILQGQTKAKMVTMVSALQDLIGQLTSLRMQHLFMILASPRYVDRVTELLQQKLKQSQLLALKKELMLQKQQEALREQAALEPKLDLLLEKTKELQKLIEADISKRYNGRPVNLMGTCL; this is translated from the exons ATGGCATCACG CCCCACAGAGCAGGTGCTGCCAATGCTACGGTTTGTGCAGACGCGGGGGAACTCCACCGTGTATGAGTGGAGGACGGGCACGGAGCCCTCGGTGGTGGAGCGGCCGCACCTCGAGGAGCCCCCTGAGCAGGTGGAAGAAGACGCG aTTGACTGGGGCGACTTTGGGGTGGAAGTGGCGTCTGAAGGAGCTGACTCTGGCATCTCTGCCCAGGCTGCTGGAATTGACTGGGGCATCTCCCTGGAATCGGACTCAAAG GAAGCTGGGGGTGGTGAGATAGACTGGGGAGACGATGCTGCTGCTCTGCAGATCACCGTGCTGGAAGCCGGAACCCAGG CTCCCAAAGGTGTTGCTAGGGGCCCAGATGCTCTGACACTTCTTGAATACCCTGAGACCCGGAATCAGTTCATCGATGAGCTCATGGAG CTTGAGATCTTCTTGTCCCAGAGAGCAGTGGAGATGAGTGAGGAGGCAGACATCCTGTCTGTGAGCCAGTTCCAGCTGGCTCCAGCCATCCTGCAGGGCCAGACCAAAGCAAAGATGGTCACCATGGTGTCGGCACTGCAGGATCTGATTGGCCAGCTCACCAGTCTTCGAATGCAGCACCTGTTTATGATCCTGGCCTCACCAAG GTATGTGGACCGAGTGACTGAGCTCCTCCAGCAGAAGCTGAAGCAGTCCCAGCTACTGGCTTTGAAGAAAGAGCTGATGCTGCAGAAGCAGCAGGAAGCCCTTCGGGAGCAGGCGGCTCTGGAGCCCAAGCTGGACCTGCTGCTGGAGAAGACCAAGGAGCTGCAGAAGCTG ATTGAAGCTGACATTTCCAAAAGGTACAATGGGCGCCCCGTGAACCTGATGGGAACCTGTCTGTGA